In Niallia sp. FSL W8-0635, one genomic interval encodes:
- the coaD gene encoding pantetheine-phosphate adenylyltransferase, with translation MASIAVCPGSFDPITYGHIDIIKRSAKVFDHVYICVLNNSSKKPFFSVNERLELIREVTKDIKNISVSSYEGLLIDYAKSVNANAIIRGLRAVSDFEYEMQITSMNRVLSDDIETFFIMTNNQYSFLSSSIVKEVSKYDGDISELVPKIVNDALRAKFHHDEK, from the coding sequence ATGGCTAGTATAGCAGTTTGCCCAGGGAGTTTTGATCCAATAACTTATGGTCACATCGATATTATCAAACGGTCTGCTAAGGTATTTGATCATGTATACATTTGTGTATTAAATAATTCTTCTAAAAAACCTTTTTTTTCAGTGAATGAAAGATTGGAGTTAATTAGAGAAGTTACGAAAGATATTAAGAATATCTCTGTATCTTCTTATGAAGGACTTCTGATTGATTATGCAAAAAGTGTTAATGCAAATGCCATAATAAGAGGTTTACGAGCTGTATCAGACTTTGAATATGAGATGCAGATTACATCGATGAACCGTGTTCTATCAGACGATATTGAGACGTTTTTTATTATGACCAATAATCAATATTCTTTCCTAAGCTCCAGTATAGTGAAAGAAGTTAGCAAATATGATGGTGATATTTCGGAGCTCGTTCCAAAGATTGTTAACGATGCCCTCAGAGCAAAGTTTCATCATGATGAGAAATAA
- the rsmD gene encoding 16S rRNA (guanine(966)-N(2))-methyltransferase RsmD, which translates to MRVVSGKNKGIPLKAVPGNSTRPTTDKVKEAIFNMIGPYFQGGEGLDLFAGSGGLGIEALSRGLDLVIFVDKEGKAIHTIKENLAICKLESQAEIFRNDANRALKALQKREKRFDYIFLDPPYKKQQLETILTFIDEADLLKDEGVIVCEHGSEISLPEAVNRLQQVRHEKYGIIGVSIYSLQNSTED; encoded by the coding sequence ATGAGAGTTGTCTCCGGTAAGAATAAGGGGATTCCATTGAAGGCAGTGCCTGGTAACTCGACTAGACCAACTACGGATAAAGTGAAAGAGGCTATTTTTAATATGATAGGCCCTTACTTTCAAGGAGGAGAAGGCCTTGATTTATTTGCTGGGAGCGGCGGACTTGGCATTGAAGCTTTAAGTAGAGGATTAGATCTTGTTATTTTTGTAGATAAAGAAGGAAAAGCAATACATACGATTAAAGAAAATCTTGCAATATGTAAATTAGAAAGCCAAGCAGAGATATTTCGTAATGATGCGAATCGCGCTTTAAAGGCATTGCAAAAAAGAGAAAAAAGATTTGATTATATTTTTCTAGATCCGCCATATAAAAAGCAGCAATTAGAAACAATATTAACGTTTATTGATGAAGCAGATTTGTTAAAGGATGAAGGAGTCATTGTTTGTGAACATGGTTCAGAAATTTCTTTACCTGAGGCAGTAAATAGACTTCAGCAAGTGAGACATGAAAAATATGGAATAATAGGAGTTTCTATTTATTCTTTACAAAATAGTACGGAGGATTAA
- a CDS encoding YlbF family regulator has product MLATTEILLIQEEAEAIAEMILDSDVAEQYRICLANIQSNKETQRKIHSFNQMKELYEEVQRFGKYHPEYKKVMMEIRQLKRDMDVDDNVAAFKVAENGLQKLLDDVSVIIGRSVSTFIKVPTGNPFFDELSGCSGGCGSGGSCSCSA; this is encoded by the coding sequence GTGCTTGCGACAACTGAAATACTTCTTATTCAAGAGGAAGCAGAAGCGATTGCAGAAATGATATTAGACTCAGATGTTGCAGAACAATACCGTATTTGTTTGGCCAATATTCAATCAAATAAGGAAACACAGCGGAAAATTCATTCCTTTAACCAAATGAAAGAACTATATGAAGAGGTTCAGCGTTTTGGAAAATATCATCCTGAATATAAAAAAGTCATGATGGAAATTCGACAGCTTAAACGCGATATGGATGTAGATGATAATGTGGCAGCATTTAAAGTAGCGGAGAATGGTTTACAAAAGCTACTAGATGATGTCAGTGTTATTATTGGACGTTCTGTTTCTACTTTTATTAAAGTACCAACAGGTAATCCATTTTTTGATGAACTTTCTGGTTGCTCAGGTGGTTGTGGAAGTGGTGGAAGCTGTAGTTGTTCTGCCTAA
- a CDS encoding YlbG family protein, whose translation MLGQRQGIIVWLFSLKQAKMLRRYGNVHFISKRLKYVVLYTNQSDVESIMEKINAHSFVKKVEPSYKPFLKMEFENSRPDKAKEYDYKMGI comes from the coding sequence ATGCTAGGGCAACGACAAGGAATAATTGTTTGGTTATTTTCACTGAAACAAGCAAAAATGTTAAGAAGATATGGAAATGTTCATTTTATTTCCAAGAGATTAAAATATGTTGTGCTCTACACCAATCAAAGTGATGTGGAAAGCATAATGGAAAAAATTAATGCTCATTCTTTTGTAAAGAAGGTAGAGCCTTCTTATAAACCATTTTTGAAAATGGAATTTGAAAATTCGCGACCAGATAAGGCAAAAGAATATGATTATAAAATGGGGATATAA
- the ylbJ gene encoding sporulation integral membrane protein YlbJ, which translates to MLRSKFKTVVLALSASLLALALISFPGVAVDASKNGLNTWWTIVFPSLLPFLILSEILIGFGVVRFIGVLLEPIMRPLFKVPGVGGFVWAMGMVSGFPTGAKLTARMREEKQLTRTEAERLVSFSNASNPMFIIGAVSASFFHSPKLGLLLAFSHYLANFTVGLFMRFHGKDTEKTTKEQKEKASIKRALRELHQTRLKDKRPLGKLMGDAVTSSIQSLLMVGGFIILFSVINRLLFHLHITSFFAKLLESIFQLFTFSGDLTIPFIAGIFEITLGSKLTSDVETSTLMHQAILTSCILGFSGLSVQAQVASIIAQTDIRFKPFFLARIMQAIFSGIYTFIAWDFFNKTFLTKETPTIAIPGMNREGSFFQQVFENISMWGPIVTIISLTVYCFILVKRLSPRGQL; encoded by the coding sequence TTGTTACGCTCAAAATTTAAGACAGTCGTACTCGCTTTATCTGCGTCTCTATTAGCTCTTGCCCTGATTTCTTTTCCAGGGGTAGCGGTTGACGCTTCAAAAAATGGACTTAACACTTGGTGGACAATTGTTTTTCCTTCACTTCTTCCATTTCTTATTTTATCTGAAATATTAATAGGTTTTGGGGTTGTCCGTTTTATTGGTGTTTTATTAGAGCCCATTATGCGCCCTCTTTTTAAAGTTCCAGGGGTAGGCGGTTTCGTTTGGGCCATGGGGATGGTATCTGGCTTTCCAACAGGAGCAAAGCTGACTGCCCGAATGCGTGAGGAAAAGCAGTTAACGAGAACAGAAGCCGAAAGACTCGTTTCTTTCTCTAATGCTTCTAATCCGATGTTTATTATCGGTGCCGTCTCCGCCTCTTTTTTTCATAGTCCTAAGCTTGGTTTGCTACTTGCTTTCTCTCATTATTTAGCCAATTTTACCGTTGGACTATTTATGCGATTTCATGGAAAAGACACAGAAAAAACGACAAAGGAGCAAAAAGAAAAAGCTTCCATAAAAAGAGCGTTACGAGAACTGCATCAGACTCGTCTAAAAGACAAGCGGCCTCTTGGTAAGCTTATGGGAGATGCTGTAACCTCCTCCATTCAATCCTTATTAATGGTTGGCGGCTTTATCATTCTTTTTTCTGTTATCAATCGTTTATTATTTCACTTACATATTACTTCCTTTTTTGCAAAATTATTAGAATCTATATTCCAGCTGTTTACTTTTTCAGGTGATTTAACGATTCCCTTTATTGCCGGCATTTTTGAAATCACATTAGGAAGTAAATTAACGAGTGATGTAGAAACATCTACCCTTATGCACCAAGCCATTTTAACAAGCTGTATCCTCGGATTTAGTGGATTAAGTGTTCAAGCCCAAGTGGCAAGTATAATTGCTCAGACAGATATTCGCTTTAAACCCTTTTTCTTAGCGAGAATTATGCAAGCAATCTTCTCTGGCATCTACACTTTTATTGCATGGGACTTCTTTAACAAGACTTTCTTAACAAAAGAAACTCCAACAATCGCAATCCCAGGAATGAATCGGGAAGGTTCTTTCTTTCAACAGGTATTTGAAAACATTAGCATGTGGGGACCAATTGTTACGATTATTTCCTTAACCGTCTATTGTTTTATATTAGTAAAAAGATTATCACCAAGAGGACAATTATAA
- a CDS encoding patatin-like phospholipase family protein, producing MERPKIGLALGSGGARGFAHIGVIKILREENIPIDYIAGSSIGAIVGCLYGAGSDIERLYTLSKFFKRKYYLDFTVPKMGFIAGNRVKELIHLFTYGKNLEELDIPVAVVAADLLTGEKVVFRKGSIANAVRASISIPGIFVPEKLDGRLLVDGGVIDRVPVSVLKEMGADIIIAVDVAKVNVNADISNIYDVIMRSLDIMQMELVESREFASDVMIKPPVEMFNSKAFTDLEKIIEIGEIETRKYIELIKREMKKRKTNEKK from the coding sequence ATGGAACGCCCTAAAATTGGCTTAGCGTTAGGTTCAGGTGGAGCGAGAGGATTTGCACATATTGGTGTAATAAAAATATTGCGAGAAGAGAATATTCCAATAGATTATATTGCTGGCAGTAGCATAGGAGCCATTGTCGGCTGTTTGTATGGAGCAGGATCTGATATTGAGCGGTTATACACGTTATCAAAGTTCTTCAAACGGAAATATTATTTGGATTTTACAGTTCCGAAAATGGGGTTTATTGCAGGGAATAGAGTAAAGGAATTGATCCATTTATTCACCTACGGAAAAAATCTAGAGGAGCTAGATATCCCTGTTGCCGTTGTTGCGGCCGATTTATTAACAGGAGAAAAGGTTGTATTCAGGAAAGGATCTATTGCTAACGCAGTTCGTGCCAGTATTTCTATTCCAGGTATATTTGTACCAGAGAAATTGGATGGGCGCTTGCTTGTAGATGGGGGAGTAATCGACCGTGTTCCTGTCTCTGTTTTAAAAGAAATGGGGGCAGATATCATAATTGCTGTAGATGTAGCAAAGGTAAATGTGAATGCAGATATTTCGAATATTTATGATGTTATTATGCGTTCATTGGATATCATGCAAATGGAGTTAGTGGAATCGCGAGAATTTGCAAGTGATGTGATGATAAAACCTCCTGTAGAAATGTTTAATAGTAAAGCATTTACGGATTTAGAGAAAATTATAGAGATAGGGGAAATAGAAACGAGAAAATATATTGAGCTAATTAAAAGAGAAATGAAGAAAAGAAAAACAAATGAGAAGAAGTAA